TGCAGCTACCTCTCTGCACAGCAGGCACTGGATTTTCTGTTTGGGTTCTCTGCAGGTGCCCCATGGATATGTGTTTGTtgtcagcagagaggaagagaaagccaCTCACAGGTCAGTGGGGAGCGGGTACCGTTCTCGCTCCTTCACAGGCAGCACGAAGTAGGGAACACGGGGGACCATGCCAGTCTTGTCCAGGTAGTATTTCCGATGCTGCTGTACTGTCTATAGCTCCACCAAAGAGACAACAGGTTATCACTGCAGTCTGTGCCAAGCAGGGGGGAGGCAGACTTTAATGCCCCTGGTGAAGTCTGCAGAGTTCCTGGGGACTAGCTCAACTGCTAACCTATTAGTTTCCTCTGAACCTCAGGTCTAATGAGAATATTGATGTCCACATAGTTTTGGCACAGAGAGTAAATGAGACAGGAAGCAGCTAAGACAAGGCCTGAAATCCCAGATCAGTAGGTTCGTGCCTACCTACTATCCACATAAGCATAAACATGTTGTAAGCTTGGTAGTATCtgctcctgcctccttccctcctggACAGGACATGTCTGTGTGAGAGTCAAAATGGAAGGAAAGGCTGCCACAGACCTACTGAGATGGCCCCCAGACCCGCTGAACCCAAGGGCATTGTGACATCTTGCAACTGAGGTGGCCACCTTACTTAGACAAGTTCCCTGCCCTGGAACCAGGTAGCATATAAATACTTGCTACAAAGCTGGGATGATGCCTAAAATAGAGTCTCAGGAGTGTAGCAGAGAATGAGCCCTCATTGCTACAAAGGGGACAACAACTGGCTCAGCACCATGCACCTGTGATGAACTAGGGACACTTCATGAGCTAGAGGCACAGAACAAGAGCACTGAGGATGTGAGTGGATACCTTTCACTCCTTCTTACCCTCATGTGCAGGTTGGCACAATCTGGGGCGAGATTGACCTGGGACACGCTCTTGGGGATATAGGGATTGGGATGGGTCAGTGGGCACCAGGGGGCTTTTATGGGGACCCCTTTGCTCAGGTATGATTCTTCTCAGGGTGAATCTTCAGCTGTTTTCACAGATAAGAGATGAACAGAGGTCCACAAAGCCAAGAATCCATAGAGGGTGGAAGATGAAGGAAGGGATAGCTCTAAAGGTTTTCCACTCCACTGGCAATGGGGGTGAGTAGGACAGAGTCATGGAAATCCCTTGGATAGGGGAGGTTTCTTCTGGCTTCTACACTCTGAAAAGGTAAATAAAGTTGTTTTGCAGGGCTCCTAGTCTTCCTTGTGTAGGACTTCCCAGGCTGAGGCTGTGCCTGGGGCCAGGAAAGCAGTTTACCTGGTAGAAGTCAGTGAGTTGGCTAGAGCGGTTGCTATCCAGATTGAAGCGAGTGTAAGTGGGCACGTGCAGCCAGCGGTCCCATGACTGCAAGCGTGCAATCAGCATCCTGCTGGGGCTGGGGGAGAAGATGGTTGGGAAGCGGCCACCTCCACTCAGGGCCATAAGGCTCTTCTCCATGGCTGTATTGCGGTGGTCCTGGAAGTACTTGAGGGTGGTGGTGCCATAGGGGGAGCCAAAGGAGTAGGCCACGCCAGGGATATGACCTTGGTACCTGCAGTGAGAGTGGGGGAAAGGGACATGTTCTAAGAGAAACCCTTGGAGAGATCCTAGGTCCCTCTGGCTGTTAGAGGCTTTTTATGGTGGACTGGCCTCATCACTTCTTTGGAGAAAGGGCAAGCCTCTGGGCCTCTTCCTTCATGCAAAGGGTTTGCCTAGATGACATCTTCCAGACTAGAGGTCTCCCAGAGGCCAGAACACCTATGTGACCCTGAGCCAGCCTGCAGAAAAATCACTCCCACACTGGGCCTCAGAAGGTGGAGAAATATCTGAGAGGTGAGTTGACAGGAAATATTCAGCTGCTTGTAGCCATGCCTAATCTCCTCATTTTCCTTGGAAGCAGGGAAGCACACGTTGTTCTAGCCTCCCTGTCTAATTCTGGAATTAAGTATTTCTATGGTCCATTCTCTGACATCAGCTCTTATTCCTATTTCTCAGTTAACTAATACATAGGGGATTAAAGAAGATATGCTGGTAGTCAGATACTGTCAACAATCAAGAAAAAGATAAAGCACCAAAGGGAAACATAAAGAAAGGGCTGCCTTACTCACTGAAGAAAGCATGGCCTTCTACTGTCACACTAGCCAAATAGCCAGCCAGGTATAAGGCCATTCCTTTCCTAGCTTGAAGGAACTTGAGAAATAAGCATTCAAGGCTTTCTCTAAAAGTAGTGTTCAGTGACAAAATCCTGTCAACCAAGAGGcaactcaaaagaaataaaaagaaaactcagttATGTAGAAGCTCTATGAGAATGAGGGGTGGTAATCTTCAAATCTATTCAAGAACACAACCAGGAATAGCAACCAGGTGAGTGCTGCTTGCAGAACAGAAGTAAATGTTTCAAAACCtgtcaaagtaaaaataaatttagcaaCCAAAATTGAGAGGTAGGTGGAGGGAAGATGGGAGTGCATTTACTAAGAATGTCTCCAGGCAATCAACCcatgccatcaaaatagaaatatcatttaaaaaatagcatagtGTCTCTAAGTCTTTGATGGTTTAAATCTCCTATCTTCCATACCTCTTAGGGTGATCTTTAAGGTATTAAAGATATCTCTTGTGATGAATTGAATTTATCTAATGTCTACcaattcttccattttattttagtttccttctcttaaattctaaTAAGGTTAAATTTCATGCTTTTCAATTTGAAATAACAAATTTGATAAGATTGTATTTTGCTTTCCTCTATCTTTACTTCCACCCTCCACCAAGTCCTTTTTCTAAATATGCACATCAAGATCTGGGGTGAGGTTCACCAAATGGTAAGCTTGAGTGTTTAGATGTGGGGAGATTTATTGCTTTCTTCTTTGCATACATATCACCTTTTAAAAAGAGAGTCTAATTGCATTAAAAGTCACTTTTTTGGAAACCAACTAAATGCTGATACTATGCTAGGGTATGGGAACCACAAATTCTTACCCTCTGGTAGGAGTTACCTTGTCACAGAGTATATCCAGCCTGCCATGCTATGCTGATATCAGCAATAACTAGTTCCAACTCAAGTTGGACCACAGGTTGGGCTCTTGTGTTCTGAAAGGCAAGGAGAGAAGGCCCACTCTCATGGGTAGATATTAGTAGAGCTATGTGAAGGGATTTCCTTTCGGGTGAGTCATTGAGGAGGATCTCAGAGAAGGAATTTGGGAAGGATGGGGAGTGGCCTGGCTGCAGCCCTGGGTCACTTCCTAGTGTTGGTATTACCCatagttttttcttttcaagggaaAATCTTGCATGCTTTATTTCATTTGGGGAGACCTCATCCATGAGACCTTCAGCTCTCACACACTGCAGATGCCTAGGTCTATCTTTGGCCTCATCCCTTCTCCTGAAAGCAGATGATCATGCCCAGGTGACCCCATAGGGACTTAGCCTGCTCTTCCTCCTGCTCCATGTTATAGCCCTACCTTGGCTAATCCTACCCTACCCACCTTTCACATAAGCCTGATACTTGTTATCTCTTCTCCATTACCCTGAACATTCTGGTTTCCCTTAGTCCTGCACAGGTATCCCCAAAGTCTCTATTGTTGCCCTTTTCCTTCCCATTGCTATACTCACCAAAACAGCCTCAATTTTCTTAGAGACTGTCCTCAACAAAGTTCAACCCCTTGTAGCCTATATCCACAGAGGTCAGAGTGATCTTCCTCACCTACCTCCGCTTCCCCACAGGCAGTGGTACCTACAATTTTAGGGCTCTCATGGTTTGTCTCATGCCTCTGATCCCAGGAGTACTTCCTTTACCTGGAATGCTGATCCCCTCTTGCCCCCTGAGGATTTGCCACACACCTACTTGGAAAGAACCAACAGTCTTAGTTGCCTTCCCTGACCTTACCCTGTACCTACTCACCAGCTGTCCTTCTGGGCTCATATCCACATGTTTCTACAGCCTCTGCTCATCTCTAATCTCCCAGTCCTTAGCATTAGCACATGACAAGTGCTTCATAAATGTTCACAAAAGGAAGGAGAAGTCCAGAATCCTGGGGCACAATGTCCTGAGTCTGCCTTAAAAATGGATTCAGACCATCAGAGCACATGATGTATCCTGCTCACAGGGACATGGGGCTCCTCTGAAGAATGAAGCTGTAGAAATGTGACTTGTTCTTGTGATTCTTCTCCTCACCACCCCCAAGCTGTCTACCATGTTCCTCCTCTGTTCTCTGCCTTCCCACCTTCTCTGAATGCTGAGATATTTACATCCCAATTGAATAAAAGCCCCCTCCTCTGCAACACTCCTCCCAAATTCTGCCTGGCTTCCCTTCAGAACTCGTCACTCTtgtaggtatgtgtgtatatgggttcACATTACTCAACACTCAGCAGGCACATCTTGAGATGCAAGGTTTATGTCCCTTGGATATTCCTGTATGTGTGAGCCTTAAACCTGACCTGCTCGTGCTCCACAGTAGACGTCTGCAGGCCTGTTTTGTTGGTCTTGTAAGAGATGTAACATTAAAGAGGAAAATCAGGTTTTAGAACTGGGCATCAAACTATCCTAATGACACTGTCTCACCTCTTTCTGACCTCTTCTTCTGCCCATATCCCTTCATCTACTCTCATGTGTCTCCACCCAGCTGCATACACACAAGCTAGGAGACATGCTGAGCCAGGCTCCTGGGCCAAGATTATAAATCCCATTGTGTGCAGGGAGCTATCCCATCCCTGACTCTTAGGACACTGGCTGGCCCCATAGCAGGCATTATAATTAATTACCATGAGCATCAGAGATCCCTTGAGCAGTCTTATTAACTAATTAACTTGCTACTGTTCAGCAGTTCCCTGTTCTATGTGCAGCTTCTCCACACACCATCTACAGAACACAGTTCTGATGGCATTCTTTCCCAGAGCAGAACCTGCAAGAACTCCCTACTGCCTATGGAGTTAAAAACAAACTGGGCCAACTGCTCAGTGACTCCTGATGTGGGCCTCTGTGAGAGGGCTTGTCAATCTTGTCACCCACTTTCATAACACAGTGTTTCTACTCTAGCCAAATTACCCTGTTTTGAAAGTCCATTCCTTGAGACCCTCCAATCTCAGCTTTTGCTCAAAACATCCTCTttatccctcccctctcccattctGATCCTATCATACTTCCAGGTGCCTTTCAAGTATCCTTATTTCCATGAAGCCTCTTTGGATCTACCCCTACACCATGCCAACCCCCTATTCAACTGTCCACATTCTATTGTGTTTGAAACTATCTGAGCCCTtagatttttcttcctttctgaattATAGGCTCCTTGGGAAGAGAGAACTCTGTTTTACTCCTATTTGTGTCACTGTCATTCCCAACATCCAGTAGGTGCTCTGTAAATATTTATTGGATTGAATTGACAAATGAAGACccacattcctttcttttttctgaggaggtagggtctcactctagccttggctaacctggaactcactctgtagctctaggcttgcctcaaactcatggcaaatctcCTATCTcacctaggattaaaggtatagaccaccatgcctggcaaaggaCCACCTttggtcttggggctggagagatggcttagtggttaagcgctcgcctgtgaagcctaaggaccccggttcgaggctcagttccccaggtcccacgttagccagatgcacaagagggtgcatgcatctggagttcgtttgcagaggctggaagccctggcacgcccattctctctctctccctctatctgtctttctgtctgtgtctgtcgctctcaaaaaaaaatttaaaaaatattattaaaaactgGTCTTTCACTGGCACAGTGGAGAGCCATCCATTACCTATAAACTGTCCTAGCTTTCTGAACAGGccaatagtgaattctagggagACAGCCTTGAGACAGAGGTTTTGGAAGGACTGAATAAATAATATAGGCTGTGGACACTGGGAAGAGAGGCAAGTGAGTGACCAGAGTCTTTTATGTGAGTGAGAACAGGCTATCTGGGGTGGGAGAGTATGTGAAATGGGACTGCgtacagagaagagacacaggtAGTTTCTTAGAATCTATTGCTGCTTGAATCAGGGGTCACTTGCTGCTGCAGCTGGGGATAAGAATTGACAGAAAGTAGATGACTTCTAGAATCAGTCAGATCTTTCTCCTGTCAGCTGGGGGCTGCCAAGAAGAAGCCTATGATGGGAAGGTCCCACACTGAAGACTTCTTTTTAAACATGCTTAGGCCCATACCTGTCCTTTCTCACAAGGGAGAATTGAAATCACATGGAATcataatttgtttttgtctttttttcccagTACAACCAATGGCATCAGATCCTCTACATGCAGATTGAACATGAGTACTTATTAAAATTCCCTAGAAGAGTCTAATACCAAGGTCAACATCTTCCTGGGCAGATGTGCAACCTTTGTTTCATATCTCAGTATGTACTGGCCTGTCTTGGGCCACCTCTCATGTCAGGCCTTCACTAGAATGGAAAGGAATTGGGGGGCTGCAACAGCCTCCCTAGTTCTGTTCAACCCCTTTCCATTACTCATGAGGCCAAAGTCTAAGAAAGATGGCAGGTGCAGGTATTGGTATGCTATTCTGGCTCAGACCAGTTTCAGAAGAGAGCTGCTAAATTTTCAGGAATGTGCTAAGCCTATTTTTTTGAAATCTAGTGTTAAAGTTACATTATGCCTTctgaatatttgtatttataccCATGGACAAGTGCTGCTCTCAATCTTTGTCAGAGAACTTTTTGCAATGGGCAGCAGTTAATTCAGAGGCTCAAAACTGGTTAACGTGTTGATAAGTGCTTAGCCCTAAAAGGGAAAGCTATTTAACTCTCTCCAAGGGTCAGGAAACATCATGGCAAAGGGGGCAGTAAGATTGTAAGGGatagaggatggggaagagtactATGAAATACTGTCTTCTGGGCATGATATGGCCATTGCACTGAGGAACTCAGTGGTTACCTGAACATGAACTAAGACTGGGCCTATCAACATTCTGCCACACATAGTGAAGGGGCTTATGAGATCCCACCCATCTCTGAGGAGCTATTGAGCTAATAGGTGGAGGGGAAGGGGAATTGTTTTTCTTCACTGGTGTAGCCAGTGATTAGTTGCCCATGATTCCCATACCCATGCTCATATGAGCAACCCTtattaaactcagtgggacacacacagacagacatgaAAGTGTGGGACTTAGGAAGAAGATGGAAGAGTAGGAGgggaataagagagggtaatgggagaATTGTGAATATGATAAAATAcatgatatacatgtataaaatggtcacaaaataaatttaaaacttaagtTATATAAAGCTAAG
The genomic region above belongs to Jaculus jaculus isolate mJacJac1 chromosome 5, mJacJac1.mat.Y.cur, whole genome shotgun sequence and contains:
- the Fam166c gene encoding protein FAM166C: MASRSVGTLLTEFNATFVPPALMPGYQGHIPGVAYSFGSPYGTTTLKYFQDHRNTAMEKSLMALSGGGRFPTIFSPSPSRMLIARLQSWDRWLHVPTYTRFNLDSNRSSQLTDFYQTVQQHRKYYLDKTGMVPRVPYFVLPVKERERYPLPTDLPPLCPKKKWHLLRVSPDNLKTYQTFPSGKRVSSQERQKRDCYFEFRA